From Microcoleus sp. bin38.metabat.b11b12b14.051, one genomic window encodes:
- a CDS encoding polysaccharide biosynthesis/export family protein: MKYTVKTATSLSLSALLVLGSSLPGTAQLPAVRTPARAPNPTPNRPRVPPPPPAGSSLPIGNSGSLVQEAAYTIGPGDRIALDIFGVPEFSKEYQVLVDGTLNLPIIRSVSIQGLTLQQAANIITKRYEPFINVPVVTVTLVVARPLNIGIAGEVTRPGSYKINPVREGTGGGVKFPTLMEMLQLAKGVTSAGDMRNVQIRRPRRGGPEQVTTVNLQDFLDTGNLRQDVTIRDGDTIFVPTASALNTQEVRQRASASFSADITKPIGVVIVGEVNRPGPYTVFASDVRSTNQQTELSFVSIDQQQGAVVGLPTITRALKIAGGITTEADIRRVQIRRRVKGGNEQTIFVNLWDLLQKGDSTQDILLQEGDSVVIPTASNVDLAEVSQLGSTSFSPNAISINIVGEVVRPGALVVKPSTSLHQALLTAGSFNQLRAKKDKVELLRLNPNGTVTRRTIDVDFAQGLNPDNNPTLRNNDVILVARSGYTRVADNISTFLQPITGVTNVVTAITGTFSGFQTTINTFQNLFLGGDFERRNQIRQIKLQAEQRQIQRDERQRQIDLQNQQNRIQQQQLELQRQQQIQQYQIQLQQLELQRKQQEDQLQLQRQQLQQQQQQQQEQLQLQQQQLQQQQQQQQLQPQQIQPQTTTP; the protein is encoded by the coding sequence ATGAAATATACCGTTAAAACCGCTACAAGTCTCAGTTTGTCAGCACTCCTGGTGCTCGGCAGTTCGCTGCCCGGTACAGCTCAGTTGCCGGCCGTCAGAACTCCTGCACGCGCTCCGAATCCAACCCCAAACAGGCCCAGAGTACCGCCACCGCCTCCTGCGGGTTCGAGTTTGCCGATCGGCAATTCTGGTTCGCTGGTACAAGAAGCGGCTTATACTATAGGCCCGGGCGATCGCATTGCTTTAGATATCTTCGGCGTCCCGGAATTCAGCAAAGAATATCAAGTCTTAGTTGACGGAACGCTCAATTTGCCCATTATTCGCAGCGTCTCAATTCAAGGATTGACACTACAACAAGCCGCTAATATAATTACCAAACGATACGAACCCTTCATCAATGTTCCCGTTGTTACCGTGACTTTGGTCGTCGCTCGCCCCCTAAATATAGGTATTGCCGGTGAAGTTACTCGCCCTGGTTCCTACAAAATTAATCCTGTCAGAGAAGGCACCGGAGGAGGTGTAAAATTCCCAACTTTGATGGAAATGTTGCAACTAGCAAAAGGGGTGACATCCGCCGGAGATATGCGAAACGTTCAAATTCGCCGTCCCCGCCGAGGCGGCCCAGAGCAAGTTACTACTGTTAATTTGCAGGACTTTTTAGACACGGGAAATTTGCGTCAAGATGTGACGATTAGAGATGGAGATACCATTTTTGTACCCACAGCCAGCGCTCTCAATACTCAAGAAGTCCGTCAAAGAGCCAGTGCTAGTTTTTCCGCTGATATTACTAAACCAATTGGGGTGGTAATTGTTGGGGAAGTGAACCGCCCCGGGCCTTATACTGTATTTGCTTCGGATGTGCGATCGACCAACCAACAAACAGAATTGAGTTTTGTCTCAATTGACCAACAGCAAGGAGCCGTTGTCGGGCTACCAACGATCACTAGAGCACTCAAAATTGCGGGCGGTATCACTACAGAAGCTGATATTCGTCGCGTGCAAATCCGCCGCCGAGTTAAAGGCGGGAACGAACAAACTATCTTCGTAAATCTTTGGGATTTGCTGCAAAAAGGCGACTCTACTCAAGATATTTTGCTGCAAGAAGGAGATAGCGTGGTTATCCCGACAGCATCTAATGTAGACTTAGCTGAAGTTTCCCAACTCGGAAGTACGAGTTTCTCTCCAAATGCGATTAGCATCAATATTGTGGGGGAAGTGGTCAGACCCGGAGCTCTGGTAGTTAAACCGAGTACATCCCTGCACCAAGCTTTGCTGACTGCGGGCAGTTTCAATCAATTGCGGGCTAAAAAAGACAAGGTAGAACTGCTGCGTTTGAACCCCAACGGTACTGTTACCCGCCGCACTATCGATGTGGATTTTGCTCAAGGGTTGAATCCTGACAATAACCCAACTCTCCGCAACAACGATGTGATTCTTGTGGCGCGATCGGGCTACACTAGGGTCGCAGACAATATCAGCACTTTCTTGCAGCCGATAACCGGAGTTACGAATGTGGTTACTGCTATTACCGGAACTTTTAGTGGGTTTCAAACAACTATAAACACTTTTCAGAACTTATTTTTAGGAGGAGATTTCGAGCGCCGCAATCAAATCCGACAAATTAAATTGCAAGCCGAACAAAGACAGATACAACGTGATGAAAGACAGCGGCAGATTGATCTTCAAAATCAGCAAAATAGAATTCAACAGCAACAACTCGAACTCCAAAGACAGCAGCAAATTCAGCAGTATCAAATTCAGCTCCAGCAACTTGAACTCCAAAGGAAGCAGCAAGAAGATCAGCTTCAACTTCAGCGCCAGCAACTCCAGCAGCAACAGCAGCAACAGCAGGAGCAATTGCAACTCCAGCAGCAGCAATTGCAGCAACAACAGCAGCAGCAGCAATTGCAGCCACAGCAAATTCAGCCGCAAACTACAACTCCTTGA
- a CDS encoding class I SAM-dependent methyltransferase, translating to MSLKLDKVIPWGRCLDEYIGMFSLTSSDLKRPILDCAGGPASFNAEMTRQGNKVISCDPVYQFTAVEIGDRIQETYQTVIDAVKANVDGYLWNNFESPYQLGEVRMKAMQEFLADFPSGLEEGRYMTAELPVLPFEEGKFDLALCSHFLFAYSHLLSEEFHLQAITEMCRVAKEVRVFPLLQSFSGEESEHLNPVIAELKNRSFRVEVQEAPYEFQKGGNKMLRVRGKM from the coding sequence GTGTCACTAAAATTAGATAAAGTAATTCCCTGGGGGCGCTGCTTGGATGAATACATAGGAATGTTTAGCTTGACATCAAGTGACCTCAAGCGACCAATTCTAGATTGTGCCGGCGGGCCGGCGAGTTTCAATGCCGAAATGACTCGCCAAGGTAACAAGGTGATTTCTTGCGATCCAGTGTATCAGTTTACGGCGGTGGAAATTGGCGATCGCATCCAAGAAACATATCAAACTGTAATTGACGCTGTTAAAGCCAATGTAGACGGCTACCTGTGGAACAATTTTGAGTCGCCGTACCAGCTAGGCGAAGTGCGGATGAAGGCGATGCAGGAATTTTTAGCAGATTTTCCCTCTGGTTTGGAAGAAGGCCGCTACATGACTGCTGAGTTGCCAGTTTTGCCCTTTGAGGAGGGTAAATTTGATTTAGCTTTGTGCAGCCATTTCTTATTTGCTTATTCTCATTTGCTTTCGGAAGAATTTCACCTACAAGCAATTACAGAAATGTGTCGGGTGGCGAAGGAAGTGCGGGTGTTTCCGCTGTTGCAGAGTTTTAGCGGGGAGGAATCCGAGCATTTAAATCCGGTGATTGCTGAATTGAAAAATAGAAGTTTTCGTGTAGAAGTTCAAGAGGCTCCTTATGAGTTTCAGAAAGGTGGAAATAAGATGTTGCGAGTTAGGGGAAAAATGTAA
- a CDS encoding transposase gives MYGCQQNVISPDKELKSVLELLSSEASKLMNCGIYYARQLFFKTGTIPSKAKLHKVLGTDNQNIHYKAFYSDTAQQILTSVAESFKSYLGLLTGIKEGTVTQHPRLPGYRQGGLALVTFTGRSVKLKDGMLRFPLGKQVKAWFGIDAFYLPMPSNLEHSCIREYRILPRNGCFYLELVYQKEAVQSDVNADSVLMIDHGMDNWITCVSNIGTSFIVDGRHLKSINQGYNKRVATLMSEKDNGFWSKRLERLTESRNRTMRDAVNKAARKVVNHCLTNKIGTVVFGWNKNQKDSINLGTKTNQKFVQIPTGRLKERIAQLCK, from the coding sequence ATGTATGGATGCCAGCAAAATGTAATTAGTCCCGACAAAGAATTGAAATCAGTCCTAGAATTATTATCTAGCGAAGCCTCAAAGTTAATGAATTGTGGGATTTACTATGCCCGACAACTATTCTTCAAAACAGGAACGATACCGAGTAAAGCCAAGCTGCATAAAGTTCTAGGAACGGACAATCAGAATATTCATTACAAAGCTTTCTATTCAGATACGGCACAGCAAATATTGACCAGCGTTGCTGAATCTTTCAAATCCTATTTAGGCTTGCTAACAGGAATCAAAGAAGGGACGGTAACTCAACACCCAAGACTTCCTGGATACAGGCAAGGCGGATTAGCACTGGTTACATTTACAGGTAGATCGGTCAAATTAAAAGATGGAATGTTGCGATTTCCTTTAGGGAAGCAAGTTAAAGCTTGGTTTGGCATAGATGCGTTCTATCTGCCCATGCCATCTAATTTAGAACATTCTTGTATTCGAGAATACAGAATTTTACCCAGAAACGGATGTTTCTATCTGGAATTGGTTTACCAAAAAGAAGCTGTCCAATCCGATGTGAACGCTGATTCTGTGTTGATGATTGATCATGGGATGGACAACTGGATAACTTGTGTCAGCAATATTGGAACTTCATTCATCGTAGACGGAAGGCATCTAAAGTCTATCAATCAAGGCTATAACAAACGAGTTGCAACCTTGATGTCTGAAAAAGACAACGGATTCTGGTCAAAAAGACTGGAACGGCTGACGGAAAGCAGAAATAGAACAATGCGGGATGCAGTTAATAAAGCTGCTCGTAAAGTTGTTAACCACTGTCTAACCAACAAAATTGGCACAGTTGTTTTTGGCTGGAACAAAAATCAGAAAGACTCGATAAATCTGGGTACAAAGACTAATCAAAAATTTGTCCAGATTCCCACGGGTAGGTTAAAAGAGAGAATTGCTCAACTGTGCAAATAG
- a CDS encoding ABC transporter permease, with translation MNFRRILTVATNVFWEVIRDRILYLIIIFALLMGASVRLIPQLAATTENKIILDIGLASMSLLGLIATVFVATGLVNKEIEKRTVYLLVAKPISRAELIVGKHLGLSAVLAVLVAAMTVIYLAILSLSRIPYPWTSILVASLFLWFELCLMAGVGILFGVFSSSLLATLLTFGIYLVGHSTRDLVALGKLAKNPGMEQLMMGLYLVLPDLARFNLRNDAVYGQVPYLAGLITDAAYGLLYVVLLLSMAIAIFSRREF, from the coding sequence ATGAATTTCCGAAGAATCTTGACAGTCGCGACTAATGTATTTTGGGAAGTAATTCGCGATCGCATTTTGTACTTAATTATTATTTTTGCTCTGTTAATGGGAGCCTCGGTGCGGTTGATACCGCAATTGGCGGCGACAACCGAAAATAAAATTATTTTAGATATCGGTTTGGCGTCTATGAGCTTGCTCGGTCTAATTGCCACAGTCTTTGTGGCTACCGGACTGGTAAACAAAGAAATTGAAAAGCGGACTGTATATCTGTTAGTTGCCAAACCGATTAGTAGGGCTGAGTTAATTGTGGGCAAGCATTTAGGCTTGTCGGCAGTGCTGGCGGTGCTGGTAGCGGCAATGACTGTTATATATCTGGCTATTCTCAGCTTGAGTCGCATTCCTTACCCTTGGACAAGCATTTTAGTCGCGTCGCTTTTTCTATGGTTTGAGTTGTGCCTGATGGCCGGTGTCGGCATTTTATTTGGAGTTTTTAGCAGTTCGCTGCTGGCAACTTTACTGACATTTGGTATTTATTTAGTGGGACACTCGACGCGGGATTTAGTCGCGTTGGGTAAGTTAGCTAAAAATCCTGGCATGGAACAATTGATGATGGGACTTTATCTGGTTTTGCCGGATTTAGCCAGGTTTAATTTGAGAAACGATGCTGTTTACGGGCAAGTTCCTTACTTGGCGGGTTTGATTACAGATGCGGCCTACGGTTTGTTGTATGTGGTGCTGCTGCTATCAATGGCGATCGCCATATTTTCGCGGCGAGAATTTTAA
- a CDS encoding DUF5357 family protein: MMKQFLDVTQQLTKLTNNLWETNKKFQKAIMPPKVVHWKTPLLLSIFLALLSVAAVTDWATRTLMFDMSWLFFILSMGLLTSQQPFVINKVSLSPWVTSFLIGLWLLIRLPSDRKEIAWICGPIIAVIVLAVIKIWNSESKREGMRSLVQPQFLMITLIHVLFSCWFGFHFLIQGWVEQYPSVLSQDLRKSDYVVTFQQPTINRSRGVVILNAMERYLQNEARTKPWPQIEQMLIDIDNERFFLKNQALKTISIVPEDASWDVKTSVVQGQSRYQLEMQATWLGLVFRPQIYSFTKSCDLTDIGNRATVTCDAIKRSQPGQKKNGTAGDSQV; encoded by the coding sequence ATGATGAAGCAATTTTTGGATGTGACTCAGCAACTCACAAAGCTGACGAACAACCTTTGGGAAACCAATAAAAAATTCCAAAAGGCGATAATGCCGCCTAAAGTTGTCCACTGGAAGACGCCTTTACTGCTCAGCATCTTTTTAGCTTTACTCTCGGTGGCGGCAGTCACAGACTGGGCGACGAGAACTCTGATGTTTGATATGAGCTGGTTATTTTTTATACTGTCAATGGGTTTGCTGACCAGCCAGCAACCTTTTGTGATTAACAAAGTAAGTTTGAGTCCGTGGGTGACAAGCTTCTTAATTGGCTTGTGGTTGCTGATCAGATTGCCGTCAGACAGAAAGGAAATAGCATGGATATGCGGCCCAATTATAGCAGTAATAGTTTTGGCTGTAATCAAGATTTGGAATAGCGAGTCAAAACGGGAAGGTATGAGGTCGTTGGTGCAGCCTCAGTTTTTGATGATTACCCTAATTCACGTGCTATTTTCCTGTTGGTTTGGATTTCACTTTTTAATTCAAGGTTGGGTAGAACAGTATCCGAGCGTTTTATCCCAGGATTTGAGGAAAAGCGATTATGTGGTGACGTTTCAACAGCCAACGATTAATCGTTCCCGAGGAGTTGTCATTCTCAATGCTATGGAGCGATACCTACAAAATGAAGCCCGCACCAAACCGTGGCCGCAGATTGAGCAAATGTTAATAGATATTGACAATGAGCGATTTTTTCTGAAGAATCAAGCGTTAAAAACAATTAGCATAGTCCCAGAAGATGCGAGCTGGGATGTCAAAACTTCGGTCGTCCAGGGACAGTCTCGCTATCAGTTAGAGATGCAGGCAACATGGCTGGGGCTGGTTTTTAGACCGCAAATATATTCGTTTACCAAATCTTGCGATTTGACCGATATAGGCAATCGGGCGACTGTAACCTGCGACGCCATCAAACGCTCTCAACCCGGACAGAAAAAAAATGGAACTGCGGGAGACAGTCAAGTCTGA
- the fraC gene encoding filament integrity protein FraC, producing the protein MIASVFPFRTVLVQILMMFLAIAIESWFLQKLLKLGPKTSVEYTAILNLACTCVGWLVFFGIESVISKDLREQLIGYILLGGGPDTYPAITTIALTVLAITFLAKWQGLEFIENMVTGNKKASVPQFLGPPTLSRRPPKKTFRVTTQFGAVLIAHTVSNFVILTVLFLQSVN; encoded by the coding sequence ATGATTGCGAGTGTTTTCCCATTTCGGACTGTTTTGGTGCAAATTTTAATGATGTTTTTGGCGATCGCGATCGAATCGTGGTTTCTCCAAAAACTACTGAAACTCGGCCCCAAAACCAGCGTTGAATATACAGCCATCCTCAATCTCGCTTGCACCTGCGTAGGTTGGTTAGTTTTTTTCGGCATCGAAAGCGTTATTTCCAAAGATTTGCGAGAACAACTGATCGGTTATATTTTATTAGGCGGAGGCCCGGATACTTACCCGGCAATAACTACGATCGCACTGACTGTATTGGCAATTACTTTTCTCGCCAAATGGCAGGGATTAGAATTTATAGAAAACATGGTAACAGGCAACAAAAAAGCCTCAGTACCTCAGTTTTTAGGGCCGCCCACCCTCAGCCGCCGCCCACCCAAAAAGACTTTTCGAGTAACTACGCAGTTTGGGGCAGTTTTGATCGCCCACACTGTTAGCAATTTCGTTATTTTAACCGTGTTGTTTTTGCAAAGCGTTAATTGA
- a CDS encoding SGNH/GDSL hydrolase family protein: MKVKFRLISAVLALLFAAYIPFRVLASGPPAGDTVSSALWWQVSVYNQVQQIKDRQYEGCVWGDSISSALGDSLGEKNFNFAIGGMSSVSLLEQLKQVVPQGFSCDKSIVAIGTNDAMYGIGDEAFVSNLKQAIAVMRSIDTKQIILIPAFYSTLAASYNPKFAGTIARVDEINVLINRVAAEENIPVEARGIQALYQEKALNGALTIDGVHLNAKGLDIYRKVLLNILNPPLTTRKFFDRKSA, encoded by the coding sequence ATGAAAGTTAAATTTAGATTGATATCGGCAGTCTTGGCTTTGTTGTTTGCCGCTTACATCCCGTTTCGGGTGTTAGCTAGCGGGCCACCTGCGGGGGATACTGTGAGTTCCGCCCTGTGGTGGCAAGTTTCTGTGTACAATCAGGTGCAGCAAATTAAAGATCGGCAATATGAAGGTTGCGTCTGGGGCGATTCTATTTCTTCGGCTTTGGGTGATTCTTTGGGAGAAAAAAACTTTAATTTTGCGATCGGCGGGATGAGTTCTGTTTCGCTGCTAGAACAGCTTAAACAGGTAGTTCCGCAGGGGTTTAGCTGCGACAAATCGATTGTGGCGATCGGCACCAATGATGCTATGTACGGGATCGGCGACGAGGCGTTTGTCAGCAATTTGAAACAGGCGATCGCCGTGATGCGATCGATCGACACCAAACAGATTATTCTGATTCCTGCTTTTTACTCAACTCTTGCCGCCAGCTACAATCCTAAATTTGCAGGAACAATTGCCCGAGTTGACGAAATTAATGTTCTCATCAATCGAGTAGCCGCCGAAGAAAATATTCCTGTGGAAGCTCGCGGCATACAAGCATTGTATCAGGAAAAAGCACTGAATGGAGCTTTAACAATAGATGGCGTTCATTTGAATGCCAAAGGTTTAGATATATACAGAAAAGTTTTATTAAATATCCTGAATCCTCCGTTAACGACGCGCAAATTTTTCGATCGCAAATCTGCTTAA
- the larE gene encoding ATP-dependent sacrificial sulfur transferase LarE translates to MLMEKLEQLKGIFAQMERALIAYSGGIDSTLVAKIAFDVLGDRALAVTAVSPSLLPEDLEDARIQAAEIGIAHEEVQTQEMANPNYTSNPVNRCYFCKSELHDTLKPLALAKGYPYVVDGVNADDLKDYRPGIQAAKERGARSPLAEVGLTKFEVRQLARELGLPWWDKPAQPCLSSRFPYGEEITVAKLQRVGRAERYLRELGLKNLRVRSDGDTARIELPAQEIQDFVLTADLPALVAVFQQFGFVYATLDLEGFRSGKLNQVLQPELLGAKG, encoded by the coding sequence ATGTTAATGGAAAAACTCGAACAATTAAAAGGTATTTTCGCACAGATGGAACGGGCGCTGATTGCGTACTCTGGCGGAATTGACAGCACTTTGGTGGCAAAAATTGCTTTTGACGTGTTGGGCGATCGCGCTTTGGCTGTGACTGCTGTTTCCCCGTCTCTACTGCCAGAAGATTTAGAAGATGCGCGGATTCAAGCAGCAGAAATTGGTATCGCCCATGAGGAAGTACAAACTCAGGAAATGGCAAATCCTAATTACACTTCTAACCCGGTTAATCGCTGCTATTTCTGCAAAAGCGAACTGCACGATACTTTGAAACCGCTAGCGCTCGCCAAGGGCTATCCTTATGTGGTGGATGGGGTGAATGCTGATGATTTAAAGGATTACCGCCCGGGGATTCAGGCGGCGAAGGAACGGGGCGCGCGATCGCCTTTAGCAGAAGTCGGGCTGACTAAATTTGAAGTGCGGCAGTTAGCAAGAGAATTGGGTTTGCCTTGGTGGGATAAACCAGCTCAACCTTGTTTGAGCTCGCGCTTTCCCTACGGCGAAGAAATCACCGTTGCTAAGTTGCAAAGAGTGGGGCGCGCTGAACGCTATTTGCGAGAGTTGGGACTGAAAAATCTGCGCGTGCGATCGGATGGAGATACGGCGCGAATTGAATTGCCGGCCCAGGAGATTCAAGACTTTGTATTAACTGCGGATTTGCCTGCATTGGTGGCGGTATTTCAGCAGTTTGGTTTTGTGTACGCGACTTTGGATTTGGAGGGGTTTCGCAGCGGCAAATTAAATCAGGTTTTGCAACCTGAATTGTTGGGGGCGAAAGGTTAA
- a CDS encoding cob(I)yrinic acid a,c-diamide adenosyltransferase: MVRNGIGIRTASSRSERAAGQVHVYDGAGKGKSQAALGVVLRSIGLGINSDSPTRVLLLRFLKGPGRSYDEDGAIEALQRAFPHLIDQVRTGRAEYFGAEAITRFDRAEAQRGWDIAKGAIASELYSVVVLDELNPVLDLGLLSVDEVVKTLKHKPEYLEVIATGRAAPQALLEIADLHSEMKPHYHPAASEHNISGIEIYTGAGKGKSTSALGKALQAIGRGISQDQSHRVLIVQWLKGGTGYTEDAAISALRQSYPQLVDHQRCGRDAIVWRGQQQELDCIEAERGWEIAKMAIASGWYKTIILDELNPTVDLELLPVEPIVEALLRKPRDTEIIITGRCHKPHAYFDLASVHSEVYCHKHYGDRGVELKRGVDF; this comes from the coding sequence ATGGTAAGGAATGGCATTGGTATTCGGACAGCCTCATCCCGCTCGGAACGCGCCGCAGGTCAGGTTCACGTCTATGACGGCGCAGGTAAAGGCAAGTCTCAGGCAGCTTTGGGAGTAGTGTTGCGCTCGATCGGGCTGGGTATCAATTCAGACTCCCCCACACGAGTCTTGTTGCTGCGCTTTCTCAAAGGCCCGGGCCGCTCCTACGACGAAGACGGGGCAATCGAAGCCCTGCAACGGGCATTTCCGCACTTGATCGACCAAGTACGCACCGGCAGAGCCGAATATTTTGGGGCCGAAGCAATCACCCGCTTCGATCGCGCGGAAGCTCAGCGGGGCTGGGATATCGCCAAAGGAGCGATCGCCAGCGAACTCTATTCCGTCGTGGTACTAGACGAACTAAACCCCGTATTGGACTTGGGTTTGCTATCAGTAGACGAAGTAGTCAAAACCCTCAAACACAAGCCCGAATATTTAGAAGTAATCGCCACAGGCCGAGCGGCCCCCCAAGCTTTGCTGGAAATTGCCGACTTGCACTCAGAAATGAAGCCCCACTACCACCCCGCAGCCTCAGAACACAATATTTCCGGTATTGAAATATACACCGGAGCCGGCAAAGGCAAATCGACTAGCGCCTTGGGCAAAGCTTTGCAGGCAATAGGTAGGGGAATTAGCCAAGACCAATCTCACCGCGTGTTAATTGTGCAATGGCTCAAAGGCGGTACTGGTTATACAGAAGATGCGGCGATCTCCGCTTTGCGACAAAGCTACCCGCAGCTAGTAGACCACCAGCGGTGCGGTCGAGATGCTATAGTTTGGCGGGGGCAACAGCAAGAGTTAGACTGCATCGAGGCAGAACGCGGCTGGGAAATCGCTAAAATGGCGATCGCCAGCGGCTGGTATAAAACGATTATTCTCGACGAACTCAATCCCACAGTAGACTTAGAACTGCTGCCGGTAGAGCCGATCGTCGAAGCGCTACTACGCAAGCCCCGCGATACAGAAATAATTATCACCGGGCGCTGCCACAAACCCCATGCTTACTTTGACTTGGCAAGCGTACACTCAGAGGTATACTGTCACAAACACTATGGCGATCGGGGCGTAGAACTAAAGCGGGGTGTAGACTTTTAG
- a CDS encoding calcium-binding protein codes for MTTLTDNADQISLNTPGLGPDTIFALGGGDLITTSTLGGSLIFGQGDNDTLISVGPNDTLVGGPDEDSLVGQRERVLMFGDAGNDTLVAQSRNATLFGGLGDDLLQGTVDANLEFGNEGSDTMLGGGLGRDSLYGGKGNDSIGFFIAGGRNNLGLGIGASAGGNAGSNYLRGDLGDDYIVGINQKDTLFGGKGNDTLYGVASNSYLSGDDGNDTLVISNSTQSSPFSASIITIGIEKTTLLGGLGNDSLVGAIGDFGGGKNFLDGGDGNDTITVFATQDTAFGGAGDDFIRSSTVTNVISSQGGLSSFPGFAGRNLLDGGEGNDTIVAAYSTDTMIGGGGNDSLSGVFTQASGGDGNDTINASFAGTNTLLVTLDGGLGSDFLIGNSTPGAINFMNGGEGDDNILFGGVRDRLIGTLSGNDTISYATGVNFTGQTSPNVITDNLGANFITGGNGTDVITTGAGDDILFGGPSNLAVAGVDGNDTLNAGGGNDTLLGGFNEDFLIGGDGNDSLGGGPGADTLIGGAGNDSFYYDNFGEGFQIGPNGVAVGSNPDQIGDFVVGQDKIILNQASFQLGQLTAGSSQLASSAFLVVDNGSYADQGQPGAAAGALLVYENRLNVNDNTGRLLYDPDGSGPLKAVVLANLNGKPGLGRSDIILI; via the coding sequence ATGACAACGTTAACTGACAATGCTGATCAAATTAGTTTAAATACTCCGGGACTGGGCCCGGATACCATCTTCGCCTTAGGAGGCGGAGATTTAATTACAACTTCCACCCTCGGCGGTAGTTTAATATTTGGCCAAGGCGATAACGATACTTTGATTTCAGTCGGCCCCAACGATACTTTGGTAGGCGGCCCGGACGAAGATTCATTAGTAGGCCAGCGCGAGCGGGTTTTGATGTTTGGCGACGCGGGCAATGACACTCTAGTCGCTCAAAGCCGCAACGCCACGCTGTTCGGCGGTTTGGGAGATGACTTGCTCCAAGGTACGGTAGATGCGAACCTCGAGTTTGGTAATGAGGGCAGCGATACGATGCTCGGTGGCGGGCTCGGAAGAGACTCGCTCTACGGCGGCAAGGGCAATGACTCCATCGGCTTCTTCATCGCAGGCGGACGCAACAACCTCGGTCTTGGCATCGGCGCCAGCGCTGGTGGCAATGCAGGTAGCAACTACTTGCGGGGCGATTTGGGCGACGACTACATTGTAGGTATCAATCAGAAAGATACTCTGTTCGGCGGTAAAGGCAACGACACACTGTATGGTGTCGCCAGCAACAGCTATCTGTCCGGCGATGATGGCAACGATACCTTAGTCATTAGCAACAGTACCCAAAGCAGCCCGTTTTCTGCCAGCATCATCACGATCGGCATTGAGAAAACCACCTTGCTAGGCGGTCTCGGCAACGATTCTCTCGTCGGCGCCATCGGCGACTTTGGTGGCGGCAAAAACTTCTTGGACGGCGGCGACGGCAACGACACGATCACGGTTTTTGCTACGCAGGACACCGCCTTCGGAGGTGCAGGCGACGACTTCATCCGGTCGTCTACGGTGACGAATGTAATTTCCAGCCAAGGTGGCTTGAGTTCGTTTCCTGGCTTCGCGGGTCGCAACTTGCTCGACGGCGGCGAGGGCAACGACACGATCGTAGCAGCTTATTCCACAGATACAATGATCGGCGGCGGCGGCAACGACAGCTTGAGCGGCGTCTTTACTCAAGCCTCCGGTGGAGATGGCAACGACACGATCAATGCCTCTTTTGCGGGTACTAATACTCTGCTGGTTACTCTCGACGGCGGTCTGGGCAGCGATTTCTTAATTGGCAACAGCACCCCCGGCGCCATTAACTTCATGAATGGCGGTGAAGGAGATGACAACATCCTGTTTGGCGGTGTGCGCGATCGATTAATTGGCACGCTTAGCGGTAACGACACCATCTCCTATGCTACGGGTGTCAACTTTACCGGCCAAACATCACCAAACGTGATTACGGATAACTTGGGCGCCAACTTCATCACTGGCGGCAACGGCACTGATGTCATCACTACCGGTGCTGGCGACGACATACTGTTCGGCGGCCCCAGCAATCTTGCTGTCGCAGGAGTTGATGGGAACGATACCTTAAATGCTGGTGGCGGAAACGACACCCTGTTAGGCGGCTTTAACGAGGACTTTTTGATCGGAGGAGACGGCAACGACTCTCTCGGCGGCGGGCCCGGTGCAGACACGCTGATTGGCGGCGCGGGCAATGACAGCTTCTACTACGACAACTTCGGCGAGGGCTTCCAGATCGGTCCCAATGGCGTGGCGGTGGGAAGCAACCCAGACCAAATCGGTGATTTTGTAGTGGGTCAAGACAAGATAATCTTGAATCAAGCTAGCTTCCAATTAGGTCAATTGACCGCTGGGTCATCTCAACTTGCTTCTAGCGCCTTCTTAGTGGTTGACAATGGTTCTTACGCCGATCAGGGGCAGCCTGGAGCGGCGGCTGGAGCGCTGCTTGTTTATGAAAATCGACTGAATGTAAACGATAACACGGGTCGCTTGCTGTACGACCCTGACGGTTCTGGGCCGCTGAAAGCCGTTGTACTGGCAAACCTGAATGGCAAACCAGGCTTGGGTAGATCAGATATTATCCTGATTTAA